A region from the Silene latifolia isolate original U9 population chromosome 7, ASM4854445v1, whole genome shotgun sequence genome encodes:
- the LOC141592670 gene encoding large ribosomal subunit protein uL16, with the protein MGRRPARCYRQIKNKPYPKSRFCRGVPDPKIRIYDVGMKKKGVDEFPFCVHLVSWEKENVSSEALEAARIACNKYMTKFAGKDAFHLRVRVHPFHVLRINKMLSCAGADRLQTGMRGAFGKPQGVCARVAIGQVLLSVRCKDNNGLSAQEALRRAKFKFPGRQKIIVSRKWGFTKFNRADYVRYKSENRIMPDGVNAKLLGCHGRLSNRQPGRAFIDSAT; encoded by the exons ATGGGAAGAA GACCAGCAAGGTGTTACCGTCAGATCAAGAACAAACCCTACCCAAAATCTAGGTTTTGTCGTGGTGTTCCCGATCCAAAGATTAGGATTTATGATGTTGGGATGAAGAAGAAGGGAGTTGATGAGTTCCCCTTTTGTGTGCATTTGGTCAGTTGGGAAAAGGAGAATGTTTCTAGTGAGGCGTTGGAGGCTGCCCGTATTGCGTGTAACAAGTACATGACTAAGTTTGCTGGAAAGGATGCTTTCCATCTACGGGTTAGGGTACATCCTTTCCATGTGCTGCGTATTAACAAGATGCTTTCGTGTGCTGGGGCTGATAGGCTTCAGACTGGTATGAGGGGTgcttttggtaagcctcaaggGGTGTGTGCTCGTGTTGCCATTGGACAGGTGCTTCTTTCTGTTCGCTGCAAGGACAACAACGGCCTTAGTGCACAAGAGGCTCTTCGTCGTGCTAAGTTCAAGTTCCCTGGTCGCCAAAAGATTATTGTGAGCAGGAAATG GGGTTTCACGAAGTTTAACCGTGCTGACTATGTGAGGTACAAATCTGAGAACAGGATAATGCCTGATGGAGTGAATGCTAAG CTGCTTGGTTGCCATGGACGTCTATCAAACCGTCAACCTGGAAGAGCTTTCATCGATAGTGCTACTTAA